In a single window of the Papaver somniferum cultivar HN1 chromosome 8, ASM357369v1, whole genome shotgun sequence genome:
- the LOC113303937 gene encoding uncharacterized protein LOC113303937 isoform X1 encodes MSPHKRRLYPLLVLSLFVLFLFSYYHSSLPHTAISNSSSSLSFPQSPHNIAQKFTLTIKLLAFDRFDSISRCLRSLANADYVNDRVNLHVYIDHFKETNHSSILDEKLEESHRILDFVDKFVWKFGDKFVHFRTGNVGLQAQWLESWWPSSDDEFAFVVEDDLEVSPLYYKFLKGLIVNYYYNSSNYSPSIYGASLQRPRFVPGKHGNKIQLDTGTRLFLYQLVGTWGQLLFPRPWKEFRLWYNIHKAKGIKPVLQGMVTTGWYKRMGERIWTPWFIKFIHSRGYFNIYTNFEGERALSVSHRDAGVNYGKTAGPDSNLLDEDSLDFNYLEMQPLTSLKWYDFCFKEVLPGKVVRTSDELSSLLYSARKKYKTIILISLHRTSQAVTMNMLCHFEKLNIQNYIFLGPNSDFLNDLARRGYHVISTEFVNNIKGFRSKKFEGSDMPKEILAKAYIIKLCLLLELNSWVIDGNMLPTSNAIFSDLHDTAYSFFATKDSDLLFVKSSSVSAKIWDDSFIDKVVAKASSLTNKSSKDHGYIGNAIMSSLEENNAKIKMVGELSSGEKVDVKNGNQTHVSEGTNYVFWSDEMALDFVSSRLDNLGMWELEDSSCKAVVCHQS; translated from the exons ATGTCTCCTCACAAGAGGAGACTCTACCCTCTTCTTGTTCTCTCTCTTTTTGTTCTTTTCCTCTTCTCTTATTACCATTCATCTCTCCCTCACACTGCTATAAGCAACAGTTCATCCTCGTTGAGTTTCCCTCAAAGCCCTCATAACATTGCTCAAAAGTTCACTCTTACAATCAAACTCCTTGCTTTTGATCGATTTGATTCCATATCTAGGTGTTTACGTTCTCTAGCAAATGCTGATTATGTCAACGACCGTGTAAATCTTCACGTATACATTGATCATTTTAAGGAAACAAATCACTCTTCAATTTTGGATGAAAAGCTTGAAGAATCACATCGGATTTTGGATTTTGTAGATAAATTTGTGTGGAAATTTGGGGACAAATTTGTGCATTTTAGGACTGGAAATGTCGGTTTGCAAGCTCAATGGTTGGAATCTTGGTGGCCTAGCTCAGATGATGAGTTTGCTTTTGTGGTGGAAGATGATTTAGAGGTTTCGCCTCTGTATTACAAATTTCTAAAGGGTTTAATTGTGAATTACTATTATAACTCTTCGAATTATAGTCCTTCAATCTATGGGGCATCGTTGCAGCGGCCGAGGTTTGTCCCAG GTAAGCATGGGAACAAAATTCAGTTGGACACTGGAACTAGGCTTTTCTTATACCAGCTGGTTGGCACATGGGGGCAACTTCTATTTCCAAGACCCTGGAAAGAGTTCCGCCTGTGGTACAACATACACAAGGCCAAGGGCATCAAACCAGTTCTTCAAGGAATG GTGACCACAGGATGGTACAAAAGGATGGGTGAAAGAATATGGACACCTTGGTTCATCAAATTCATTCATTCGCGTGGCTACTTCAATATCTACACCAATTTTGAAGGTGAACGAGCTCTTAGCGTCTCTCACAGGGACGCTGGTGTAAATTATGGCAAAACTGCTGGACCAGATTCAAATTTACTTGATGAAGATTCTCTTGACTTCAACTATTTGGAAATGCAACCTCTGACTAGTCTAAAGTGGTATGATTTCTGTTTCAAAGAAGTCCTTCCTGGAAAAGTGGTGAGAACTTCTGATGAACTCAGTTCTTTGCTTTACTCTGCTCGTAAGAAGTATAAGACTATCATACTTATCAGCCTACATAGAACATCTCAGGCAGTTACAATGAACATGCTGTGTCACTTTGAGAAACTGAATATACAAAATTACATCTTCCTGGGCCCTAACTCTGATTTCTTGAACGATCTTGCAAGGAGGGGATATCACGTGATTAGTACAGAATTTGTGAACAATATTAAGGgttttaggtctaagaagtttgAAGGATCTGATATGCCCAAAGAGATACTGGCTAAGGCATATATAATCAAATTGTGTCTACTATTGGAGTTAAATTCATGGGTAATAGACGGAAATATGCTCCCGACTAGCAATGCTATATTTTCTGACTTGCATGATACTGCCTATAGTTTCTTTGCTACGAAAGATTCTGACCTTTTGTTTGTAAAGAGCTCTTCAGTCTCAGCAAAGATATGGGATGATAGTTTCATTGATAAGGTGGTTGCAAAGGCGAGTTCTTTGACAAACAAAAGCTCTAAAGATCATGGGTATATAGGGAATGCTATCATGAGTTCACTTGAAGAAAATAATGCGAAAATTAAAATGGTCGGTGAGTTGAGTTCCGGTGAAAAGGTTGATGTGAAGAATGGCAATCAAACTCATGTAAGCGAAGGAACAAACTATGTATTTTGGTCTGACGAGATGGCTTTAGATTTTGTTAGTAGTAGACTTGATAATTTGGGTATGTGGGAATTGGAAGACTCTTCATGCAAGGCAGTTGTTTGCCACCAGTCATAA
- the LOC113303937 gene encoding uncharacterized protein LOC113303937 isoform X2 has protein sequence MGHRCSGRGLSQLMAITGKHGNKIQLDTGTRLFLYQLVGTWGQLLFPRPWKEFRLWYNIHKAKGIKPVLQGMVTTGWYKRMGERIWTPWFIKFIHSRGYFNIYTNFEGERALSVSHRDAGVNYGKTAGPDSNLLDEDSLDFNYLEMQPLTSLKWYDFCFKEVLPGKVVRTSDELSSLLYSARKKYKTIILISLHRTSQAVTMNMLCHFEKLNIQNYIFLGPNSDFLNDLARRGYHVISTEFVNNIKGFRSKKFEGSDMPKEILAKAYIIKLCLLLELNSWVIDGNMLPTSNAIFSDLHDTAYSFFATKDSDLLFVKSSSVSAKIWDDSFIDKVVAKASSLTNKSSKDHGYIGNAIMSSLEENNAKIKMVGELSSGEKVDVKNGNQTHVSEGTNYVFWSDEMALDFVSSRLDNLGMWELEDSSCKAVVCHQS, from the exons ATGGGGCATCGTTGCAGCGGCCGAGGTTTGTCCCAG TTGATGGCAATAACAGGTAAGCATGGGAACAAAATTCAGTTGGACACTGGAACTAGGCTTTTCTTATACCAGCTGGTTGGCACATGGGGGCAACTTCTATTTCCAAGACCCTGGAAAGAGTTCCGCCTGTGGTACAACATACACAAGGCCAAGGGCATCAAACCAGTTCTTCAAGGAATG GTGACCACAGGATGGTACAAAAGGATGGGTGAAAGAATATGGACACCTTGGTTCATCAAATTCATTCATTCGCGTGGCTACTTCAATATCTACACCAATTTTGAAGGTGAACGAGCTCTTAGCGTCTCTCACAGGGACGCTGGTGTAAATTATGGCAAAACTGCTGGACCAGATTCAAATTTACTTGATGAAGATTCTCTTGACTTCAACTATTTGGAAATGCAACCTCTGACTAGTCTAAAGTGGTATGATTTCTGTTTCAAAGAAGTCCTTCCTGGAAAAGTGGTGAGAACTTCTGATGAACTCAGTTCTTTGCTTTACTCTGCTCGTAAGAAGTATAAGACTATCATACTTATCAGCCTACATAGAACATCTCAGGCAGTTACAATGAACATGCTGTGTCACTTTGAGAAACTGAATATACAAAATTACATCTTCCTGGGCCCTAACTCTGATTTCTTGAACGATCTTGCAAGGAGGGGATATCACGTGATTAGTACAGAATTTGTGAACAATATTAAGGgttttaggtctaagaagtttgAAGGATCTGATATGCCCAAAGAGATACTGGCTAAGGCATATATAATCAAATTGTGTCTACTATTGGAGTTAAATTCATGGGTAATAGACGGAAATATGCTCCCGACTAGCAATGCTATATTTTCTGACTTGCATGATACTGCCTATAGTTTCTTTGCTACGAAAGATTCTGACCTTTTGTTTGTAAAGAGCTCTTCAGTCTCAGCAAAGATATGGGATGATAGTTTCATTGATAAGGTGGTTGCAAAGGCGAGTTCTTTGACAAACAAAAGCTCTAAAGATCATGGGTATATAGGGAATGCTATCATGAGTTCACTTGAAGAAAATAATGCGAAAATTAAAATGGTCGGTGAGTTGAGTTCCGGTGAAAAGGTTGATGTGAAGAATGGCAATCAAACTCATGTAAGCGAAGGAACAAACTATGTATTTTGGTCTGACGAGATGGCTTTAGATTTTGTTAGTAGTAGACTTGATAATTTGGGTATGTGGGAATTGGAAGACTCTTCATGCAAGGCAGTTGTTTGCCACCAGTCATAA
- the LOC113303936 gene encoding G-type lectin S-receptor-like serine/threonine-protein kinase LECRK4, producing the protein MWKPPSECIFQLENISKMRMSSFSIFVFLLFSAAFSIQEVTAQQRNSTISLNSTLSPNTNTSWLSSSGRFAFGFYQEGDGFALGIWLTTNPEKTVIWTANRDNPKVSSNVGLIFTSGGLILTPAQGENITISRHNKLASSASMQDTGNFVICDSGLKVIWQSFESPTDTLLPGQRLLPGMVMYSSASDADHSKGRFLLIMQTDAYLVQYPALAPYTITYGYWDSGPGSAGTNATLNLDNDGKLYLRNLTGIAKILSESKGNETMYRMTVDVDGFFRLYSHPFTRNENWTVVWAPDKYDNCGPKGLCGSNAYCTLMDQKASCLCLPGFLFVDPDQPTLGCERQVTIQSCGSSRKEEFADNMSTLEKTDWTEMEINTYSVATSANEDECREACRVDCNCEAAIFDDLKCRKQKIPLRFGRTALDASAKTTFIKVANSELTVESTEVPIKDRKKDVLIRVLVAIVSLVTFALATLGIFSFLLYKREAPTYNTISEQPSDTGLGMEMPLRSFTFEELEKATDNFKEVLGRGSFGTVSKGKLPNASQTIIAVKRIEPRMVNEGEKEFLAEMRAISRTHHRNLVQLLGYCHEGTNRLLVYEYMVNGSLADFLFKCKERPSWNVRVEIALSVARGILYLHEECKNQIIHCDIKPQNILMDQNNSPKIADFGLAKLLKQDQTKTFTAMRGTRGYIAPEWYRNFPITVKADVYSFGIVLMEIVCCRRALNMELAEDEIVLVDWVFQCLYGGKLDKLVTDDEEVDMRKFERMVIVALWSIQDEPSLRPSMKNVVLMLEGTIDIPNPPNPDSSAASPV; encoded by the coding sequence ATGTGGAAGCCTCCTTCTGAATGCATATTCCAACTTGAAAACATTTCAAAGATGCGAATGAGTTCTTTCAGTATTTttgtctttcttctcttctcagcTGCTTTTAGCATACAAGAAGTAACAGCTCAACAAAGAAACTCTACCATAAGTTTAAACTCTACCCTTTCCCCTAACACCAACACCTCTTGGTTATCAAGTTCCGGCAGATTTGCTTTCGGTTTTTACCAGGAAGGCGATGGGTTTGCCCTTGGAATCTGGCTAACCACAAATCCTGAGAAGACGGTGATTTGGACAGCAAACCGCGATAATCCAAAAGTTTCAAGCAATGTTGGATTAATCTTTACTAGTGGAGGACTCATCTTGACGCCTGCCCAAGGCGAAAACATAACCATCTCTCGCCATAACAAACTAGCTTCATCAGCCTCCATGCAAGATACAGGCAATTTCGTTATCTGTGATTCCGGCTTAAAGGTCATTTGGCAGAGTTTTGAATCCCCAACAGACACTCTTCTTCCAGGCCAACGTCTCTTGCCTGGGATGGTGATGTATTCTAGCGCATCGGATGCTGATCATTCGAAGGGTAGGTTTCTGCTTATCATGCAGACAGATGCTTATCTAGTTCAATACCCAGCATTAGCGCCTTATACAATAACATATGGTTACTGGGATTCCGGACCAGGAAGCGCAGGAACTAATGCGACTCTGAATCTAGACAACGACGGGAAATTGTACTTACGTAATCTCACTGGTATTGCGAAGATTCTAAGTGAAAGCAAAGGAAATGAGACGATGTATCGTATGACGGTAGATGTTGATGGTTTCTTCAGGCTGTACTCACATCCATTTACTAGAAATGAAAACTGGACAGTCGTGTGGGCACCAGATAAGTACGATAACTGCGGACCTAAGGGCTTATGCGGCTCCAACGCCTACTGCACACTCATGGACCAGAAAGCTTCTTGTCTTTGTCTTCCTGGTTTCCTTTTCGTAGACCCGGATCAACCAACTCTAGGGTGCGAGAGACAGGTTACCATCCAAAGTTGCGGCAGCAGCAGGAAAGAAGAATTTGCGGACAATATGTCCACATTGGAGAAAACAGATTGGACAGAAATGGAAATCAATACTTATTCTGTCGCAACATCTGCAAACGAAGATGAATGCAGGGAGGCATGCCGAGTGGATTGCAACTGCGAAGCTGCAATATTTGACGATCTTAAATGCAGAAAACAAAAAATTCCTTTGAGGTTCGGAAGAACAGCTCTTGACGCCTCCGCAAAAACAACTTTCATCAAGGTAGCCAACAGCGAACTTACCGTCGAATCCACAGAAGTCCCAATCAAAGACAGAAAAAAAGATGTTCTTATTCGCGTACTAGTAGCAATTGTTAGTCTGGTTACGTTCGCGCTTGCCACCCTAGGAATTTTCAGTTTCCTTCTTTACAAACGTGAAGCTCCGACGTACAACACGATCTCAGAGCAACCGAGTGATACTGGATTGGGCATGGAGATGCCTCTAAGATCATTTACTTTCGAGGAACTCGAAAAGGCAACAGATAATTTCAAGGAAGTATTAGGAAGGGGATCTTTCGGAACCGTCTCTAAAGGAAAACTCCCGAATGCAAGTCAAACAATCATTGCCGTCAAGAGAATAGAGCCGAGGATGGTAAACGAAGGAGAAAAGGAATTTCTAGCCGAGATGAGGGCGATCAGCAGAACCCATCACAGAAACTTGGTTCAACTGCTCGGGTACTGCCACGAGGGAACTAACAGGCTTCTGGTATACGAGTACATGGTGAATGGCTCCCTTGCAGACTTCTTATTCAAATGCAAAGAACGTCCATCTTGGAATGTCAGAGTGGAAATCGCTCTGAGCGTTGCCAGAGGTATTCTCTATTTGCATGAAGAATGCAAAAACCAGATTATTCACTGTGATATAAAGCCTCAGAACATACTCATGGATCAGAACAACTCCCCCAAGATTGCGGACTTCGGACTGGCTAAACTACTGAAACAAGACCAGACGAAGACGTTCACTGCAATGAGAGGAACTAGAGGGTACATTGCACCCGAGTGGTACCGGAACTTCCCTATTACGGTTAAGGCAGACGTTTACAGTTTTGGGATTGTGTTGATGGAGATTGTTTGCTGTCGAAGAGCCTTGAACATGGAGCTTGCAGAAGATGAAATTGTACTAGTGGATTGGGTTTTTCAGTGTTTATATGGTGGGAAGCTTGATAAATTGGTGACTGATGATGAGGAAGTGGACATGAGAAAATTTGAGAGGATGGTGATTGTGGCTTTATGGAGCATCCAAGACGAACCATCTTTACGTCCTTCCATGAAGAATGTTGTGTTGATGTTGGAAGGGACTATAGATATTCCAAATCCTCCTAATCCAGATTCTTCTGCTGCGAGTCCCGTTTAG